From a region of the Myxococcaceae bacterium JPH2 genome:
- a CDS encoding sigma-54-dependent Fis family transcriptional regulator — protein MPARLELNLKELLSFDPGGGLIHFAGQRALLMDPVALGLQRKELVGLLGMTAARGIFTRMGYAHGWRTAEAMRTAVPWPDESQWRRAGGRLHTLQGQVLVERLERKPEDGPEPFAEAQWRESYEAEQHLLHLGLADQPVCWSLTGFASGYMSFCNGKPIYCTEVRCVGKGDADCRIVGRPAEEWSTECKEVLRFYETQCMEGVLGDVTEALKQTERKLRAKRQSLARVSGVTEDPSGMVARAESMQRVLGLARRAAKVDSTVLVTGESGVGKERVARLIHDESSRAHKAFVAVNCAAVTESLLESELFGHAKGSFTGATNDRAGLFEAAHGGTLFLDEVGEVPATMQARLLRALQEKEVRRVGENTHRKVDVRVVAATNRDLAEEVRTGRFRQDLYYRLRVIELRIPPLRERREDVLPLARMLLAEAAERLGRKVSGLSPEAADQLLRYPWPGNVRELGNAIERAVALCEGPRVERDDLPEEVRVAPPSLVPTGDPRRLEDMEKEYILAVLARNDGNRARTAEQLDIGVATLYRKLKQYGHAEAAH, from the coding sequence GTGCCGGCCAGGCTGGAGCTGAACCTGAAGGAGCTGCTGTCATTCGATCCGGGGGGCGGGCTCATCCACTTCGCGGGTCAGCGGGCGCTGCTGATGGATCCGGTGGCGCTGGGGCTCCAGCGCAAGGAGCTGGTGGGCCTGCTGGGGATGACGGCGGCGCGCGGCATCTTCACGCGCATGGGCTACGCGCACGGCTGGCGCACCGCCGAGGCCATGCGAACGGCCGTCCCCTGGCCCGACGAATCACAGTGGCGCCGGGCGGGCGGCAGGCTGCACACCCTCCAAGGACAGGTGCTGGTGGAGCGCCTGGAGCGCAAGCCCGAGGATGGCCCCGAGCCCTTCGCCGAGGCCCAGTGGCGCGAGTCCTATGAGGCCGAGCAGCACCTCTTGCACCTGGGGCTGGCGGATCAACCCGTGTGCTGGAGCCTCACGGGCTTCGCCTCCGGGTACATGAGCTTCTGCAACGGCAAGCCCATCTACTGCACCGAGGTCCGCTGCGTGGGCAAGGGCGACGCAGACTGCCGCATCGTGGGGCGCCCCGCCGAGGAGTGGAGCACCGAGTGCAAGGAGGTGCTGCGCTTCTACGAGACGCAGTGCATGGAGGGCGTGCTCGGAGACGTGACGGAGGCGCTCAAGCAGACGGAGCGCAAGCTGCGCGCGAAGCGCCAATCCCTGGCCCGCGTGTCCGGCGTGACGGAGGACCCCTCGGGCATGGTGGCCCGCGCCGAGTCGATGCAGCGCGTGCTCGGACTCGCGCGGCGCGCGGCGAAGGTGGACTCCACGGTGCTCGTCACGGGCGAGAGCGGCGTGGGCAAGGAGCGCGTCGCGCGGCTCATCCACGATGAGTCCAGCCGCGCCCACAAGGCCTTCGTCGCGGTCAACTGCGCCGCCGTCACCGAGAGCCTGCTGGAGAGCGAGCTGTTCGGCCACGCGAAGGGCTCGTTCACCGGCGCCACGAACGACCGGGCCGGACTCTTCGAGGCGGCGCACGGCGGCACCCTCTTCCTCGACGAGGTGGGCGAGGTGCCCGCGACGATGCAGGCCCGGCTCCTGCGCGCCCTCCAGGAGAAGGAGGTCCGCCGCGTGGGCGAGAACACCCACCGCAAGGTGGACGTGCGCGTGGTGGCCGCCACCAATCGCGACCTCGCCGAGGAGGTGCGCACCGGACGCTTCCGCCAGGACCTCTACTACCGGCTGCGCGTCATCGAGCTGCGAATCCCGCCCCTGCGCGAGCGCCGCGAGGACGTGCTGCCCCTGGCGCGCATGCTGCTCGCCGAGGCCGCCGAGCGGCTGGGCCGCAAGGTGTCCGGACTCTCCCCCGAAGCGGCGGATCAGCTCCTGCGCTACCCCTGGCCGGGCAACGTGCGCGAGCTGGGCAACGCCATCGAGCGCGCCGTGGCGCTGTGCGAGGGCCCTCGCGTGGAGCGCGATGACCTGCCCGAGGAGGTGCGCGTCGCGCCGCCCAGCCTGGTTCCCACCGGGGACCCACGCCGGCTGGAGGACATGGAGAAGGAATACATCCTCGCGGTGCTGGCGCGGAACGACGGCAACCGCGCGCGCACGGCCGAGCAGCTCGACATCGGCGTGGCCACGCTCTACCGGAAGCTCAAGCAGTACGGCCACGCCGAGGCCGCGCACTGA
- a CDS encoding rhomboid family intramembrane serine protease — MRPMRSFGGGGGGFGLPSLETLSAKLAVALVGISVLFLATERGQGNLLLLHPADVLGRFFLWQLVTYAFVTPDVLGILFGALITWSIGGFLESTWGGRRLLMASLGITTLSGLLTCLLALVTPLAGAYAGGRILTTVLWVAYGLVIGRGQTNFWGIPLSGNIFAAIGAAFTVLQLLSRPWQYLAPDILSLLLVFAYVRGGSPRRLWLYFQHWRLQRQLRDRSKHLRVVERDRKDRDQFLN, encoded by the coding sequence ATGCGACCGATGAGGAGCTTTGGCGGGGGTGGTGGTGGGTTTGGCCTGCCCAGCCTGGAGACGCTGTCCGCGAAGCTGGCGGTGGCCCTGGTGGGCATCTCCGTGCTGTTCCTCGCCACGGAGCGTGGCCAGGGCAACTTGCTGCTGCTGCACCCGGCGGACGTCCTGGGGCGGTTCTTCCTCTGGCAGCTCGTCACCTACGCCTTCGTCACGCCGGACGTGCTGGGCATCCTGTTCGGCGCGCTCATCACCTGGTCCATCGGCGGGTTCCTCGAGTCCACCTGGGGCGGCCGCCGGCTGCTGATGGCCTCGCTGGGCATCACCACGCTCTCCGGGCTGCTCACCTGTCTGCTGGCGCTCGTGACGCCGCTGGCGGGCGCGTACGCGGGCGGGCGGATCCTCACCACGGTGCTCTGGGTGGCGTACGGGCTCGTCATCGGCCGGGGGCAGACGAACTTCTGGGGCATCCCGCTGTCCGGCAACATCTTCGCCGCCATTGGCGCGGCGTTCACGGTGCTGCAGCTGTTGAGCAGGCCGTGGCAGTACCTCGCGCCGGACATCCTGAGCCTGCTGCTCGTGTTCGCCTACGTGCGCGGTGGCAGCCCGCGCCGGCTCTGGCTGTACTTCCAGCACTGGCGCCTGCAGCGGCAGCTGCGCGACCGCTCCAAGCACCTGCGCGTGGTGGAGCGGGACCGCAAGGATCGCGACCAGTTCCTCAACTGA
- a CDS encoding acetyl-CoA C-acetyltransferase: MKSVSKSEEIFFLSGKRTPFGTYGGSLKDLSATDLAVESAKAALAQAKVAPELIEHVVYGNVVQTSADAIYLPRHVGLRTGVPVPVGALGVNRLCGSGFQAFVTAAEMMLTEQAACVLAGGTESMSQAPHVIRGARWGLPLGKGGLEDMLWTALTDSYTGQAMALTAEQLAVDYSLSQEQVDEYAVLTQKRFAAAQEAGRLNDEISAVTLKGKKGDTVVSRDEHNRPETTVDTLRKLPKVFKKDGVVHAGAASGICDGAGSMVMATRGFVEKHGLKPMARLVNWGISGCDPKVMGIGPAPAIRNLLARAQCKLSDVDLFEVNEAFAPQYLAVEKELGLPREATNVNGGAIAVGHPLGASGARITMSLAYELKRRGARYGIGSACIGGGQGIAVLIEAL; the protein is encoded by the coding sequence ATGAAGAGCGTGTCCAAGTCCGAGGAGATCTTCTTCCTGTCCGGCAAGCGCACCCCGTTTGGCACCTACGGGGGCAGCCTCAAGGATCTCAGCGCCACCGACCTCGCGGTGGAGTCCGCGAAGGCGGCCCTCGCCCAGGCGAAGGTGGCCCCTGAGCTCATCGAGCACGTCGTGTACGGCAACGTGGTCCAGACGAGCGCGGACGCCATCTACCTGCCTCGGCACGTGGGCCTGCGCACGGGCGTGCCGGTGCCGGTGGGCGCGCTGGGCGTGAATCGGCTGTGCGGCTCGGGCTTCCAGGCCTTCGTGACGGCCGCGGAGATGATGCTCACCGAGCAGGCCGCGTGCGTGCTCGCGGGCGGCACCGAGTCCATGAGCCAGGCGCCCCACGTCATCCGCGGGGCCCGCTGGGGCCTGCCGCTGGGCAAGGGTGGCCTGGAGGACATGCTGTGGACGGCCCTGACGGACAGCTACACCGGGCAGGCCATGGCGCTCACCGCCGAGCAGCTCGCGGTGGACTACTCGCTCAGCCAGGAGCAGGTGGACGAGTACGCGGTGCTCACGCAGAAGCGCTTCGCGGCCGCGCAGGAGGCCGGGCGCCTCAACGACGAGATCTCCGCCGTCACGCTCAAGGGCAAGAAGGGCGACACGGTGGTCTCCCGCGACGAGCACAACCGTCCGGAGACCACGGTGGACACGCTGCGCAAGCTGCCCAAGGTGTTCAAGAAGGACGGCGTGGTGCACGCGGGCGCGGCCAGCGGCATCTGTGACGGCGCGGGCAGCATGGTCATGGCCACGCGCGGCTTCGTGGAGAAGCACGGCCTGAAGCCCATGGCCCGGCTGGTGAACTGGGGCATCTCCGGATGTGACCCGAAGGTGATGGGCATTGGCCCGGCGCCGGCCATCCGCAACCTGCTGGCGCGCGCGCAGTGCAAGCTGTCGGACGTGGACCTCTTCGAGGTCAACGAGGCCTTCGCGCCGCAGTACCTCGCGGTGGAGAAGGAGCTGGGGCTGCCACGCGAGGCGACCAACGTCAACGGCGGCGCCATCGCCGTGGGCCACCCGCTGGGTGCCTCGGGCGCGCGCATCACCATGTCGCTGGCGTACGAGCTGAAGCGTCGCGGCGCTCGCTATGGTATCGGATCCGCCTGCATTGGCGGTGGGCAGGGAATCGCCGTGCTGATTGAGGCGCTCTGA